The Montipora foliosa isolate CH-2021 chromosome 1, ASM3666993v2, whole genome shotgun sequence genome has a window encoding:
- the LOC137974154 gene encoding dual specificity protein phosphatase 19-like, with product MSFLREVERFSPGRLKSVKTTVTTAEGKRFVERKDNDGSVVVEDTGERCLGFCEDYKPDEKVYKVQENLYISSQGGAKNLDELKKHNVTHILNVGSGIENAYPQEFTYKTVEILDLPETKICQHFPTLFDFINLGRKNGAILVHCNAGVSRSATVLLGYLMSTRRSTLEESMKILKEARPCVKPNEGFLCQLQDYQQELGL from the exons ATGAGTTTCCTTCGAGAAGTGGAAAGGTTCTCGCCGGGGAGATTGAAGTCTGTGAAAACTACGGTTACCACAGCGGAAGGGAAAAGG TTTGTGGAACGTAAAGATAATGATGGTAGTGTCGTAGTTGAAGATACTGGCGAAAGATGTCTGGGATTCTGCGAAGACTACAAACCAGATGAAAAGGTTTACAAAGTTCAAGAGAATTTATACATCAGCTCACAAGGTGGAGCTAAAAACCTGGACGAACTTAAAAAACATAATGTTACTCATATTCTAAACGTCGGAAGTGGAATAGAAAATGCTTATCCTCAG GAATTTACCTACAAGACTGTCGAGATACTGGATTTGCCTGAGACAAAAATTTGTCAACACTTCCCCACTCTGTTTGACTTTATAAACCTTGGACGAAAAAATGGTGCTATTCTTGTTCACTG taATGCTGGTGTGTCTCGTTCGGCCACAGTTCTTCTTGGTTATCTCATGTCCACAAGACGGTCAACCCTTGAGGAGTCAATGAAAATTCTAAAAGAAGCCAGACCATGTGTCAAACCAAATGAAGGATTCTTGTGCCAGCTGCAAGATTACCAACAAGAGCTTGGTCTGTAG
- the LOC137996240 gene encoding protein FAM210B, mitochondrial-like yields the protein MITGCSFRFTMASLRRVTQQSRIFASPVRQQIPTLRFVTRSEMQSIYVLHNGRTLHTSITRNGESSHSGKTEQQEGESKMTLKERLKYVVQEYGTTAIVFHVCISLTSLGLCYAAVKSGIDVQAALQKIGANPNVSESTVATEASTFVVAYACHKVFAPVRMFMTITCTPLIVRRLRIMGLIKHPVKQ from the exons ATGATCACAGGGTGCTCTTTTCGGTTTACCATGGCCAGTTTAAGGAGAGTAACTCAGCAGTCGAGGATCTTTGCTTCGCCAGTGAGACAACAAATTCCAACTTTGCGTTTCGTGACTAGAAGTGAAATGCAAAGTATATATGTGTTACATAATGGGAGAACACTGCATACTTCAATCACACGAAACGGGGAAAGTTCTCATAGCGGAAAGACAGAGCAACAAGAGGGAGAAAGTAAAATGACCCTTAAAGAGAGATTGAAGTATGTCGTTCAAGAGTATGGTACGACAGCCATAGTATTTCACGTATGCATTTCTCTTACGTCTCTTGGTTTATGTTATGCTGCTGTCAAAAG TGGAATTGATGTGCAAGCAGCTCTTCAAAAAATTGGTGCAAATCCCAACGTTAGTGAGTCCACTGTAGCAACAGAAGCAAGTACATTTGTTGTGGCATATGCTTGTCATAAGGTGTTTGCTCCAGTGAGAATGTTCATGACCATTACTTGTACACCTTTGATTGTAAGACGACTGCGCATTATGGGACTCATTAAGCATCCAGTCAAGCAGTAG